A genomic segment from Dietzia psychralcaliphila encodes:
- a CDS encoding MBL fold metallo-hydrolase yields the protein MRIHQMNCGTFAGRLPTRVLLVEAPAGLVLVDTGIGLRDIADPAARLGPLRHAMRPRLDPSETAYRRIEAMGFDPREVRHIVLTHMDFDHIGGLADFPGAEVHVAAEALTWAVRTPRWIERRRYRRAQWSHGPEFTEYVYGTDRWEGFRVHPLDHVVEGMALVDLPGHTVGHAGVLVPGDPGDPDETDVLHAGDAFYLRGQIDPSVGHPRAIGVVERVLSLVPSAVELTHARLAALAERRRGDLRVVCAHDPTGPGGVPG from the coding sequence ATGCGGATCCACCAGATGAACTGCGGGACGTTCGCCGGACGCCTCCCCACCCGAGTGCTGCTGGTGGAGGCCCCGGCCGGGCTGGTGCTGGTGGACACCGGCATCGGGCTCCGGGACATCGCCGACCCCGCCGCCCGGCTGGGCCCGTTGCGGCACGCGATGCGCCCGCGCCTGGACCCCTCCGAGACCGCGTACCGGCGCATCGAGGCCATGGGGTTCGACCCCCGCGAGGTGCGCCACATCGTGCTCACCCACATGGACTTCGACCACATCGGCGGGCTCGCCGACTTCCCCGGGGCGGAGGTACACGTGGCCGCCGAGGCACTCACGTGGGCGGTGCGCACCCCGCGCTGGATCGAGCGGCGTCGCTACCGGCGCGCCCAGTGGTCGCACGGACCGGAGTTCACCGAGTACGTGTACGGAACCGACAGGTGGGAGGGCTTCCGGGTGCATCCCCTGGACCACGTGGTCGAGGGGATGGCACTGGTGGATCTGCCCGGCCACACCGTGGGGCATGCCGGGGTCCTGGTCCCGGGGGACCCCGGGGATCCCGACGAGACAGACGTCCTGCACGCCGGGGACGCGTTCTACCTGCGCGGCCAGATCGACCCGTCGGTCGGCCACCCGAGGGCGATCGGGGTCGTGGAACGCGTCCTGTCACTGGTCCCGTCGGCTGTGGAACTGACCCACGCCCGCCTCGCGGCGCTGGCCGAGCGCCGCCGCGGGGACCTCCGGGTGGTGTGCGCCCACGACCCGACGGGCCCGGGAGGCGTCCCGGGATGA
- a CDS encoding AAA family ATPase, translating into MSRDGVLDPRPLVRVAVDPGLAGAADTWPYSVPAVGDLVRDGFELDDLTVLVGENGSGKSTIVEAVAMAFGLNAEGGSTGARNATWASESPLHEALRLVRGGGAPRWGYFVRAETMHGLFTYLQSSGPGQNFHARSHGEAFWDLVDSSRFSGGGLFVLDEPEAGLSFDAQLRLVALLLELADRRGAQVLMATHSPILASVPGAVVYELSDDGMHRSRWENLAMVDHHRRYLAAPELYLRHLLE; encoded by the coding sequence GTGAGTCGAGATGGAGTGCTGGACCCGCGACCACTGGTTCGTGTCGCGGTGGACCCGGGCCTCGCCGGGGCCGCCGATACCTGGCCGTACTCGGTGCCCGCGGTGGGCGATCTGGTGCGCGACGGGTTCGAGCTGGACGACCTCACCGTCCTGGTGGGGGAGAACGGCTCCGGCAAGTCCACGATCGTCGAGGCCGTGGCCATGGCGTTCGGGTTGAACGCCGAGGGCGGGTCCACGGGCGCCCGGAACGCGACGTGGGCGTCGGAGTCCCCGTTGCACGAGGCGCTGCGCCTGGTGCGCGGGGGTGGGGCGCCGCGGTGGGGCTACTTCGTGCGGGCCGAGACCATGCACGGCCTGTTCACCTACCTGCAGTCCTCCGGGCCGGGGCAGAACTTCCACGCGCGCAGTCACGGCGAGGCGTTCTGGGACCTGGTGGACTCCTCCCGGTTCTCCGGCGGCGGGCTGTTCGTGTTGGACGAGCCCGAGGCGGGACTGTCCTTCGACGCCCAGCTCCGTCTGGTCGCGCTGCTGCTCGAGCTGGCCGATCGCCGGGGTGCGCAGGTCCTCATGGCCACCCACTCGCCGATCCTGGCCTCCGTGCCGGGGGCTGTGGTGTACGAGCTGTCGGACGACGGGATGCACCGCAGCCGCTGGGAGAATCTGGCGATGGTGGACCACCACCGCCGGTATCTCGCGGCCCCCGAGCTGTATCTGCGCCATCTGCTGGAGTGA
- a CDS encoding FAD-binding dehydrogenase, translating to MTDSASRSARTSGEARPVHPDYPSYAPPSTSTAANAGPLPAPEPGFTPDVIVVGHGLAGLVATYEASRAGKKVLVVDQENEKNLGGQAYWSLGGLFMVDTPEQRRIGVHDSLDLAWRDWLGSAAFDRPEDHWPRRWARAYVEFAAGEKRTYLNGLGLKIIPTVGWAERGGGDVEGHGNSVPRFHVTWGTGPEVVRVFEEPVRTAAAEGRVRFAVRHRVDEIVVEDGRAVGVRGATLVPCDLDRGVSSPREETGRFEFRGGAVLVSSGGIGGNPDLVRQYWPSDRLGEAPRDLILGVPEHVDGRMLEISGTAGANLINRDRMWHYTEGVANFAPIWPSHAIRIIPGPSTLWLDATGARMPVPLFPGFHTTASVEAIRRTGHDHSWFILDSAIAEKEFVLSGSEQNPEMTDKVVKKFLSRAKKGLPPSVGEFAEKGVDWVVADSLEELVTGMNELVREGEPELDLEKVREFVLAMDGQMDNPFAKDAQVQAIHNSRRVLTDKLTRIAKPHKLLADSGAGNGSAAGSGGPLIAVKVHLMTRKTLGGIETTLDSQCLRPDGEPFPGLYAAGEVAGFGGGGVHGYNSLEGTFLGGCIFSGMKAGRAMAREV from the coding sequence ATGACCGATTCCGCGTCCCGTTCCGCCCGCACGTCCGGGGAGGCCCGGCCCGTCCACCCCGACTACCCGTCGTACGCCCCGCCGTCCACCTCGACCGCGGCCAATGCCGGGCCGCTCCCGGCACCCGAGCCCGGGTTCACGCCCGACGTCATCGTGGTGGGCCACGGCCTCGCGGGGCTGGTCGCCACCTACGAGGCGAGCCGGGCGGGCAAGAAGGTCCTGGTGGTGGACCAGGAGAACGAGAAGAACCTCGGCGGTCAGGCCTATTGGTCGCTCGGCGGCCTGTTCATGGTGGACACCCCCGAGCAGCGGCGCATCGGCGTCCATGACTCGCTGGACCTGGCGTGGCGGGACTGGCTCGGTTCGGCTGCGTTCGACCGACCCGAGGACCACTGGCCCCGGCGGTGGGCGCGGGCCTACGTGGAGTTCGCGGCGGGGGAGAAGCGCACGTATCTCAACGGGCTCGGGCTGAAGATCATCCCCACCGTCGGCTGGGCGGAGCGTGGCGGTGGGGACGTGGAGGGCCACGGCAACTCGGTCCCGCGGTTCCACGTCACGTGGGGCACCGGGCCCGAGGTCGTGCGCGTCTTCGAGGAGCCGGTGCGCACAGCGGCAGCCGAGGGGAGGGTGCGCTTCGCGGTGCGTCACCGCGTCGACGAGATCGTGGTCGAGGACGGCCGGGCGGTCGGCGTGCGAGGTGCCACCCTCGTCCCGTGCGATCTGGACCGGGGAGTGTCCTCCCCCCGCGAGGAGACGGGCCGGTTCGAGTTCCGGGGCGGCGCGGTGCTCGTGTCCTCTGGCGGGATCGGCGGCAACCCGGACCTCGTGCGCCAGTACTGGCCGTCGGACCGGCTCGGCGAAGCGCCCAGGGATCTCATCCTGGGGGTCCCTGAACACGTCGACGGTCGCATGCTCGAGATCTCGGGGACAGCCGGGGCGAACCTCATCAACCGCGACCGGATGTGGCACTACACCGAAGGAGTCGCCAACTTCGCGCCCATCTGGCCATCGCACGCCATCCGCATCATCCCGGGCCCGTCGACGCTCTGGTTGGACGCCACCGGCGCGCGGATGCCGGTGCCGCTGTTCCCGGGCTTCCACACCACCGCGTCCGTCGAGGCCATCCGCCGGACCGGGCACGACCACTCCTGGTTCATCCTGGACTCGGCCATCGCGGAGAAGGAGTTCGTGCTCTCGGGCTCCGAACAGAATCCGGAGATGACCGACAAGGTGGTCAAGAAGTTCCTGTCCCGCGCCAAGAAGGGACTGCCGCCGTCGGTCGGCGAGTTCGCCGAGAAGGGCGTGGACTGGGTGGTGGCCGACTCCCTGGAGGAGTTGGTGACGGGGATGAACGAGTTGGTCCGCGAGGGCGAACCCGAGCTCGATCTGGAGAAGGTGCGCGAGTTCGTCCTGGCGATGGATGGCCAGATGGACAACCCCTTCGCCAAGGACGCGCAGGTGCAGGCCATCCACAACTCACGCCGGGTGCTCACCGACAAGCTCACCCGCATCGCCAAGCCGCACAAGCTCCTCGCGGACTCCGGCGCGGGCAATGGCTCCGCCGCCGGCTCCGGTGGCCCGCTGATCGCGGTCAAGGTGCACCTCATGACCCGCAAGACCCTGGGCGGGATCGAGACCACGCTGGACTCCCAGTGTCTGCGCCCCGACGGCGAACCCTTCCCCGGCCTGTACGCGGCCGGTGAGGTCGCCGGCTTCGGTGGTGGAGGGGTCCACGGGTACAACTCCCTCGAGGGCACCTTCCTCGGCGGCTGCATCTTCTCGGGGATGAAGGCGGGCCGGGCGATGGCGAGGGAGGTCTGA
- a CDS encoding RNA-directed DNA polymerase produces the protein MPTASGKKVEQVKLSKHAAERALQNVVIFGDTDIFPFPFELNAIREDPEGFAELLVEMSVDFEQTITDYPVEHFSTLSPTGYAGFRWATQIDPVWNAYFLACVLELSPTIEQMRLPVDAKRVFSYRLTTTDDRIFAEGGWRQFQEQCRNLSEDHKYVVSVDIADFYSRIYHHRIENALRVADPDGVRTKQIMAILGNLSNGTSYGLPVGGAAARVLAELVLSRTDLLLARNPSIGEFCRYVDDYRFFVDDLESAYQTIGFLSEKLLRNEGLSLQKNKTRVQKSAEYLSTLDPADPIPGSAEAFLGIQINYDPYSDTAEHDFETTKEQIAKFDVLSLLHAEFNKDRIHTATTKRLVQAVKFMDKAPRITAIESMIENIGNLWPVVPQVLIATRSALENFQDDSAVERIHESIRGLIQNRHHSAQVDLNLQYMIRTLATRHSVENEELLVSLFNSAHGYAGSPSPTIQRDIILIMANWGATYWLSDQKNYYAGYRPWVKRAFLISSYRLGDEGDHWRRPTVRKLPKPELIFRDWFSGRVSRPNWDVPL, from the coding sequence GTGCCGACCGCATCCGGCAAGAAAGTTGAGCAAGTGAAACTCTCCAAGCATGCAGCTGAACGCGCTTTACAGAACGTCGTCATTTTCGGAGACACCGACATATTTCCATTCCCTTTCGAATTGAACGCCATCCGAGAGGATCCCGAAGGCTTTGCTGAGTTACTGGTCGAAATGTCCGTTGATTTCGAACAAACTATAACCGACTACCCGGTTGAGCACTTCTCGACGCTATCCCCAACAGGCTATGCAGGATTCCGTTGGGCCACACAAATCGATCCAGTTTGGAACGCATATTTTCTGGCCTGCGTTCTTGAACTAAGTCCCACCATTGAGCAAATGCGATTGCCTGTTGACGCAAAGCGGGTCTTCTCCTATCGACTCACAACTACTGACGACAGAATTTTCGCCGAAGGCGGATGGAGGCAGTTCCAAGAACAATGCCGCAACCTTTCGGAAGACCACAAGTATGTCGTGTCTGTCGACATCGCCGATTTCTACTCGAGGATTTATCATCATCGAATAGAGAACGCTCTCCGAGTTGCAGACCCCGACGGGGTTCGAACAAAACAGATAATGGCCATCTTGGGAAACCTGTCCAATGGCACCTCGTACGGCTTGCCCGTCGGTGGGGCAGCCGCACGAGTACTCGCCGAACTGGTTTTATCAAGGACCGATCTACTACTAGCGAGAAATCCGAGCATAGGAGAATTCTGCCGCTACGTCGACGACTACAGATTTTTTGTCGACGACCTAGAATCCGCATATCAAACCATAGGGTTCCTATCCGAGAAGCTCCTTCGTAACGAGGGACTGTCGCTTCAGAAGAACAAGACCCGAGTGCAGAAATCCGCCGAGTACCTGTCAACTCTCGACCCTGCCGACCCTATCCCCGGAAGCGCAGAAGCCTTCCTGGGAATACAAATAAACTATGACCCCTATTCCGATACTGCCGAACACGATTTTGAGACAACCAAGGAACAAATTGCAAAATTTGATGTCTTGAGCCTCCTCCATGCAGAGTTCAATAAAGACCGTATACACACAGCGACGACTAAACGTTTGGTGCAAGCGGTGAAATTCATGGATAAGGCTCCACGAATTACTGCCATCGAGTCAATGATTGAGAACATCGGAAACCTCTGGCCGGTGGTCCCACAAGTCTTAATCGCCACAAGATCAGCGTTAGAAAACTTCCAAGATGATTCCGCAGTTGAGAGGATTCACGAGAGCATTCGGGGGCTGATTCAGAACAGGCATCATTCGGCGCAGGTCGACCTCAACCTACAATACATGATTCGCACACTCGCCACCCGCCACTCAGTTGAGAACGAAGAGCTCCTCGTCTCCCTGTTCAATTCTGCTCACGGCTATGCTGGATCGCCTTCGCCAACAATCCAAAGAGACATTATCCTAATTATGGCCAACTGGGGAGCAACCTACTGGCTAAGCGATCAGAAGAACTACTATGCGGGCTATAGGCCTTGGGTTAAGAGGGCATTTCTTATCTCGTCATATCGCCTGGGAGACGAAGGCGATCATTGGCGCAGGCCAACCGTCCGCAAACTCCCGAAACCCGAGCTCATTTTCAGGGACTGGTTCTCTGGTCGTGTATCCCGCCCGAATTGGGACGTGCCACTATGA
- a CDS encoding cytochrome P450 — protein sequence MQSAGDVMDLLDPSRVSPGIERIGDSSFFAVRSWDLMVEATGRVEDFSSNLTATMVVGPDGEVTEFPVAELGSPVHVLATADGEVHRAHRKLVMPSISPRKLRAWRPFIDDRLRELWSERCRDGGIDWVKDIAERLPASVVAKLMGLPQQDGDRLCEWAFASTRMLDGMVSADELDDSVRSAGELIEYLSGTLTEARATRPASVLGDLARLVDDADLTHEVAVQVLVQLVAAGIESTVGHLGSLVWRLGQHPECLDTLRSDPAARPLFIEETLRLEAPFRGHYRHVTRDTELGGVGLAAGTRLFLLWGSANRDDRQFSRPGQFMPDRGEGSHLSFGRGIHFCVGAALARLESLAALDFLLGLDAVPGIDASRAEWHQSLLVRRLQSLRITV from the coding sequence ATGCAGAGCGCGGGCGACGTCATGGACCTCCTCGACCCGTCACGTGTGTCGCCGGGGATCGAACGGATCGGGGACTCGTCGTTCTTCGCCGTCCGGTCCTGGGACCTCATGGTGGAGGCGACGGGCCGGGTCGAGGACTTCTCGTCCAACCTCACCGCGACGATGGTCGTGGGGCCGGACGGGGAGGTGACCGAATTCCCCGTCGCCGAACTGGGCTCCCCAGTGCACGTGTTGGCCACCGCGGACGGGGAGGTCCACCGGGCCCACCGGAAGTTGGTCATGCCGTCGATCTCCCCGCGCAAGCTCCGGGCCTGGCGGCCCTTCATCGACGATCGGCTACGTGAACTCTGGTCGGAGCGCTGCCGGGACGGGGGCATCGACTGGGTCAAGGACATCGCCGAACGCCTCCCGGCCTCGGTCGTCGCGAAGCTCATGGGGCTGCCCCAGCAGGACGGGGACCGGCTGTGTGAATGGGCGTTCGCCAGTACGCGGATGCTGGACGGGATGGTCTCGGCCGACGAGCTCGACGACTCGGTCCGATCGGCCGGGGAGCTGATCGAGTACCTCTCCGGCACGCTCACAGAAGCGCGGGCCACTCGACCGGCCTCGGTGCTCGGAGACCTCGCGCGTCTGGTCGACGACGCCGACTTGACCCACGAGGTCGCGGTGCAGGTCCTGGTCCAGCTGGTGGCGGCCGGGATCGAGTCGACTGTAGGACATCTGGGTTCGCTGGTCTGGCGCCTGGGGCAGCACCCGGAATGCCTGGACACACTGCGGTCGGACCCCGCCGCCCGCCCGCTCTTCATCGAGGAGACCCTGAGGCTGGAGGCGCCGTTCCGTGGGCACTACCGACACGTCACCAGGGACACCGAACTCGGCGGGGTCGGACTCGCGGCGGGCACGCGTCTGTTCCTGCTCTGGGGTAGCGCCAACCGGGATGACCGACAGTTCAGCCGACCGGGTCAGTTCATGCCTGACCGGGGGGAGGGGTCGCACCTGTCGTTCGGGCGCGGGATCCACTTCTGCGTGGGGGCGGCGCTCGCGCGGCTGGAGTCGCTCGCCGCACTCGACTTCCTCCTGGGCCTCGACGCGGTCCCCGGGATCGACGCCTCCCGGGCCGAGTGGCACCAGAGTCTGCTGGTCCGTCGGCTCCAGTCACTGCGCATCACCGTGTGA
- a CDS encoding TrkH family potassium uptake protein: protein MSFAAAIVVGTALLLLPGAVEPGSSTSVTEALFTSTSAVCLTGLIVVDTPVHWSGFGQGVILALIQAGGLGIMTLASMVGLMLADQIGLKARMNTAAEARASELGDVRGVVIGVIRWSVLIELVTAAALTLRFALGYDEPALRALWLGVFHSISAFNNAGFALYSDNMIGFATDPWICVPLMGAVILGGLGFPVLFEVGRRLRRAAPGSRSRAGWTLHTRLTVSVTAVLLVFGFAAVLALEWARTLQTYSASQKVLVAAFQGVMPRTAGFNSVDYADLDDATLLVTDVLMFIGGGSGGTAGGIKVTTFALLLFIIIAEVRGERSVTILDRRVDTRVQRQALAVALIGIGLVMTSTIVLLAGTPFGLNELLFEVTSAFATVGLSTGITAELPHWGQWILILLMYLGRIGPITMVSALAARQRGRRYDLPAERPLIG, encoded by the coding sequence ATGAGTTTCGCCGCGGCGATCGTGGTGGGTACCGCGTTGTTGCTGCTCCCCGGGGCGGTCGAGCCCGGTAGCAGCACGAGCGTGACGGAGGCGCTGTTCACCTCCACTTCAGCTGTGTGTCTGACCGGGTTGATCGTCGTGGACACCCCTGTGCACTGGTCGGGGTTCGGGCAGGGGGTCATCCTCGCGTTGATCCAGGCCGGCGGCCTGGGGATCATGACCCTGGCCTCGATGGTCGGTCTGATGCTGGCCGATCAGATCGGGCTCAAGGCCCGGATGAACACCGCAGCCGAGGCCCGGGCCTCGGAGCTCGGCGACGTCCGCGGCGTCGTCATCGGCGTGATCCGGTGGAGCGTGTTGATCGAGCTGGTCACCGCGGCCGCGCTGACGCTCCGCTTCGCACTGGGCTACGACGAACCCGCGCTGCGGGCACTGTGGCTCGGGGTGTTCCACTCGATCTCGGCGTTCAACAACGCCGGGTTCGCCCTCTACAGCGACAACATGATCGGGTTCGCCACCGACCCGTGGATCTGCGTACCGCTGATGGGCGCGGTGATCCTGGGCGGCCTCGGGTTCCCGGTTCTGTTCGAGGTGGGGCGGCGGTTACGACGGGCGGCACCGGGGAGCCGGTCGCGGGCGGGCTGGACCCTGCACACGCGACTGACCGTCTCGGTCACGGCGGTACTGCTGGTGTTCGGCTTCGCCGCGGTCCTGGCGCTCGAGTGGGCCCGCACCCTGCAGACCTACAGTGCGTCACAGAAAGTCCTGGTTGCCGCGTTCCAGGGCGTGATGCCCCGGACAGCCGGGTTCAACAGCGTCGACTACGCAGATTTGGACGACGCGACGCTGTTGGTCACCGATGTGCTGATGTTCATCGGCGGGGGCAGCGGTGGCACCGCCGGCGGAATCAAGGTCACCACCTTCGCCCTGTTGCTGTTCATCATCATCGCCGAGGTCAGGGGCGAGAGGTCGGTGACCATTCTCGATCGCCGAGTCGACACCCGGGTGCAGCGTCAGGCGCTGGCGGTGGCGTTGATCGGAATCGGGCTCGTGATGACCTCGACGATCGTGTTGCTGGCCGGGACTCCCTTCGGGCTCAACGAGCTGCTGTTCGAGGTCACCTCGGCGTTCGCCACGGTGGGGTTGTCCACGGGGATCACCGCCGAACTTCCACACTGGGGACAGTGGATACTGATACTGCTGATGTACCTCGGTCGCATCGGCCCTATCACCATGGTCAGCGCCCTGGCCGCGCGCCAGCGTGGCCGCAGATACGACCTTCCCGCAGAGAGGCCCCTCATTGGCTAG
- a CDS encoding potassium channel family protein yields the protein MARRRAPDAVVVLGLGRFGKSLALELMAQGAEVLGVDSSDAVVQKVSHRLTHAVVADTTDEESLRQLSVHQFDRAVVGMGSDLEASLLTASVLINLGVPNIWAKATSNSHAKILTQIGVHHVVRPEHDMGKRVAHLVRGRMIDYIEFDDGFAMVKTSAPAFALGHPLGQTNIRTDFGVTVVAIKRPGEGFTYATAETVLTSGDTIIVSGRVRDTERFAELS from the coding sequence TTGGCTAGACGACGAGCTCCCGATGCTGTCGTAGTGCTCGGACTTGGCCGGTTCGGCAAGTCCCTGGCCCTGGAGTTGATGGCACAGGGCGCAGAAGTGCTGGGAGTGGACTCCAGCGATGCCGTGGTGCAGAAGGTCTCCCACCGTCTGACCCACGCGGTGGTGGCGGATACCACCGACGAGGAATCGTTGCGCCAGTTGTCCGTGCACCAATTCGACCGGGCGGTCGTGGGCATGGGCTCCGATCTCGAGGCCAGTCTGCTCACCGCGTCGGTGCTCATCAACCTGGGCGTGCCCAACATCTGGGCCAAGGCCACCAGTAACTCCCACGCCAAGATCCTGACCCAGATCGGCGTCCACCACGTCGTGCGACCCGAGCACGACATGGGTAAGCGGGTCGCCCACCTGGTGCGGGGCCGGATGATCGACTACATCGAGTTCGACGACGGCTTCGCCATGGTCAAGACGTCCGCGCCGGCCTTTGCTCTCGGCCACCCCCTCGGACAGACCAACATCCGCACCGACTTCGGAGTCACGGTGGTCGCCATCAAGCGCCCGGGGGAGGGCTTCACCTACGCCACCGCCGAGACGGTCCTCACCTCCGGAGACACCATCATCGTCTCCGGAAGGGTCCGCGACACCGAGCGATTCGCCGAACTGTCCTGA
- a CDS encoding calcium/sodium antiporter produces MSILTVAALAVGFVLLVAGGELLVRGASRLAGTLGISPLVVGLTVVAFATSTPELAVSVDAALSGYPGLAVGNVVGSNIANILLILGLTALIAPLVAKSRIVRVDIPIMVGFSIVLLLVALDGVISLLDGLLLLAGMVAYVVATVVISRRNGADPTDTAEVGSADEGAGAGADTGGEHPVDEGAGVGVGTGGEHSADVGSSHSVLKSSALVALGVLMLVVGARLLVTAASDLAAAWGMSDLVIGLTVVAIGTSLPELATSLVAAYRGERDLAVGNIVGSNMFNIGAVLGITSLITPIEVAAGAIRFDLPIMVAVALALLPIAFTGMAITRWEGLLFSGFYAAYILYVVLQASDHDALEPFSTAMLWFVIPFTALWLIVLATYELGVLRGRRQARRHLVPDQ; encoded by the coding sequence ATGAGCATCCTGACGGTGGCCGCGCTCGCGGTCGGATTCGTCCTGCTGGTCGCGGGCGGAGAACTACTGGTTCGCGGCGCGAGCAGACTGGCCGGCACCCTGGGGATCTCTCCGCTGGTGGTGGGGCTGACAGTCGTCGCCTTCGCCACCTCGACCCCGGAACTCGCGGTGAGCGTCGACGCCGCCCTGAGCGGCTACCCGGGCCTGGCGGTCGGCAACGTGGTGGGCAGCAACATCGCGAACATCCTGCTCATCCTGGGGCTCACGGCGTTGATCGCGCCGCTCGTCGCGAAGTCCCGAATCGTGCGCGTCGACATCCCCATCATGGTGGGATTCTCGATCGTGCTGTTGCTGGTCGCTCTCGACGGAGTGATCAGTCTGCTCGACGGACTGCTGTTGCTCGCCGGCATGGTGGCGTACGTGGTGGCGACCGTGGTCATCTCGCGTAGGAACGGCGCCGACCCGACCGACACGGCAGAGGTCGGATCGGCCGACGAGGGCGCAGGCGCCGGAGCCGACACCGGCGGCGAGCACCCGGTCGACGAGGGCGCTGGAGTCGGAGTGGGCACCGGCGGCGAACATTCGGCGGACGTCGGGTCGTCGCACTCGGTGCTCAAGAGCAGCGCACTGGTGGCCCTCGGCGTTCTCATGCTCGTCGTGGGCGCACGTCTGCTCGTCACCGCAGCGAGCGACCTCGCTGCGGCATGGGGCATGAGCGATCTGGTCATCGGTCTCACCGTGGTGGCGATCGGCACGTCCCTCCCGGAACTCGCGACCAGCCTCGTTGCCGCCTACCGGGGGGAGCGCGACCTCGCCGTGGGGAACATCGTCGGCAGCAACATGTTCAACATCGGCGCCGTTCTGGGCATCACCTCGCTCATCACCCCCATCGAGGTCGCTGCGGGGGCCATCCGCTTCGACCTGCCGATCATGGTGGCAGTTGCGCTGGCCCTTCTTCCCATCGCGTTCACCGGTATGGCGATCACACGCTGGGAGGGTCTCCTCTTCTCCGGGTTCTATGCGGCCTACATCCTGTACGTGGTGCTCCAGGCGTCCGACCACGATGCGTTGGAGCCGTTCAGTACCGCGATGCTCTGGTTTGTCATCCCCTTCACCGCTCTGTGGCTGATCGTGCTGGCCACCTACGAACTCGGTGTGCTCCGGGGGCGGAGACAGGCTCGACGGCACCTCGTCCCGGATCAGTAG